From the genome of Candidatus Deferrimicrobium borealis:
GAGTTCGAGGAGTACTTCCCGGTGCTGGCGCTTCGCGCGGTCGCGACGCAGCCCCTGGTCCTGACCGGAAAGCGGACGCTCGTCGACGTCGACGTGAACATCGGCGGCGGCGGCCCCATGTCCCAGGCCGAGTCGGTCAAGTTCGGCATCGCGAAGGCGCTCCAGATCGAGAACCCCGAGTTGCGGACGCAGTTGAAGCGCGCGGGGTTCCTGACCCGCGACGCGCGGATCAAGGAGCGGAAAAAGTACGGCCAGCCGGGGGCGCGGAAACGGTTCCAGTTCTCCAAGCGGTAAGCCGCGGAAGGGGCGAAGACGCCCCGTATCGGACGATCTCCCGAAGGGGAAGGCCGGGCAACCCGCCTTCCCCTTCTTTTTTGTCCGGCGGGTGATGCCGGCGGGCGTTTCCCGCGGCGAAACCTTATACAATGGGAAGGATGGGAAAACGGATGAAGCGCGTGGCGATCTTCGGGGCGACCGGGTACACCGGTTTCGAGTTGATCCGGCTGCTCCTGCCCCACCCGGGGGTGAATATCTCCGTCCTCACATCGGAGCAGTACTCCACGCAGCCGCTCGAGCAGGCGTTCCCCCCGTTCAAGGGGAAGCTTGCGGGCGTCTCCTTCGGGAAGATGGAGCGGCTTCTGTCCGCGGAGTTCGACATCGCCTTCCTCGCCCTGCCGCACACCTTGTCGTCCGCGGTCGCGGGACCGCTCCTGTCCAGGGGGATTCCGGTGATCGACCTGTCGGCCGATTTCCGGTTCCGCAGCATCCCGCTCTACGAATCGGTCTACGGGGTCGCCCACAAGAGCCCGACCCTCGCCGCGAAGGCGGTCTACGGCCTGCCCGAGATCCACCGGGCGGCGATCCGGAAGACGCGGCTTGCCGCCGTCCCGGGCTGCTTCCCGACCTCGGTGATCCTGGGGCTGTACCCGCTCCTCCAGGAAGGGCTCGTCGACCGGAAGGGGATCGTGGCGGATTGCAAGACCGGCGTTTCCGGCGGCGGGCGGGGGCCCACCCTCGGCTTTCACTACCCGGAGGTCGAGGGGGGCGTCCGGCCGTACGGGCTGCCGACGCACCGCCACAATCCGGAGATGGACCAGGAGCTGTCGCTCGCGGCGGGGGAGACGGTGGCGATCACCTTCGTCCCGCACCTGATGCCGATGGTCCGAGGAATCCTCGCCACCTGCTACGCCATGGCGAAGCCCAAGGTGACCGCGAAGGACGTCGAGGCGGCCTACCGGAAGCGATACGGGAAAGAGCCGTTCGTCCGGCTGCTGCCGCCGGGGCTGCTCCCGTCCACGAAGGACGTGCGGGGGAGCAACTTCTGCGACATCGCGTGGCGTGTGGACGAGAAGAGCCGCCGGGTGGTGGTCGTCTCCGCCATCGACAACCTCGTGAAAGGCGCGGCCGGGGCGGCGGTGCAATGCTTCAACCTGATGTCGGGATTCCCCGAGGAGGAGGGGCTCCGGGCGATGCCCCTGTTCCCGTGAGCACGAAAGGGGCGGGGGGACGGGTCGCGGTGGTGATCCCCGCCCGCTACGGCGCGACGCGGCTGCCGGGGAAGCCGCTGGCCGAAATCGACGGGCATCCGATGATATGGTATGTCTGGAGCAAGGCGAGCGCCGCGAAGGTCCCGTCGCGCGTCGTGGTCGCGACCGACGACGCGCGGATCGCTTCGGTGGTGCGCGGGTTCGGGGGCGAGGCGGTTCTCACCTCCCCCGAATGCGCCTCCGGAACCGACCGGGTCGCCGAGGCGGCCCGCGCGATGGACGAGGAGATCCTGATCAACCTGCAGGGGGACGAGCCGCTGATGCACCCGTCGGTCATCGACGCGGTGGCCGCGCCCCTGCTCGCCGATCCGGACGTCCTGATGTCGACGGCGGCGCTCCCCCAGTCCGACCCGGGGGAATACGCGCGCGCCTCCGTGGTCAAGGTGGTGGTCGACGCCCGGGGCGACGCGCTCTACTTCTCCCGGTCCCCGGTTCCGCACTACCGGGATGCGGGAACGGGACCGTACCGGAAACACCTCGGGATCTACGGCTACCGGCGGGAGTTTCTTTTCCGCGTCGCGGCCCTTCGCCCCTCCCCCCTAGAGGAGGCGGAGCGGCTCGAGCAACTGCGCGTGCTGCAGGCGGGGTACCGGATCCGCGTTGTCGACGTGGCGCACGACTCGGTCGGTGTGGACACCCCCGAGGATCTGAAAGCCGTAGAGGAGAGGGTATGCGGCCCGAAAAGGCGGTGAAGCCGAAATACATCTTCGTGACCGGCGGCGTCGTCTCGTCGCTGGGAAAGGGGCTCGCGGCGGCCTCGATCGGCGCCCTGATGGAAGCCAGGGGCCTCAAGATCACGATGCTGAAGCTCGACCCGTACATCAACGTGGACCCGGGGACGATGAACCCCTTCCAGCACGGCGAGGTGTTCGTCACCGACGACGGCGCCGAGACCGACCTCGATCTCGGCCACTACGAGCGGTTCGTCTCCTCTCCCACGGGCAAGAAGAACAACTGCACCACCGGCAAGATCTACCACTCCGTCATCACGAAAGAGCGCCGGGGCGACTACCTCGGCGGCACGGTGCAGGTGATCCCCCACATCACCGACGAGATCAAGCGGGTCATCTACGCGGCGGCCAAGGGGTACGACCTCGCGATCGTCGAGGTCGGGGGCACGGTGGGCGACATCGAGAGCCTCCCGTTCCTCGAGGCGATCCGGCAGGTGAAGAGCGATCGGGGGAAGGAGAACGTCCTCTACGTCCACCTGACGCTCGTTCCCTACATCAAGACGGCCGGGGAGCTGAAAACCAAGCCGACCCAGCACAGCGTGAAGGAGCTGCGCTCCATCGGCATCCAGCCCGACGTCCTGCTCTGCCGCACCGACCGGTCGCTCCCGAAGGATATCAAGGGGAAGATCGCCCTGTTCTGCAACGTCACCGAGGACGCAGTGATCACGGCGAGCGACGTCGACCTGATCTACGAGCTGCCGCTGGTCTTCCACCAGGAGGGGCTCGACGACAAGCTGATGGAGCTGCTGAACATCTGGGCGGGCGAGCCGCGCCTGGAGGATTGGGAGCGCATCGTGGAGCGGTGGAAGAACCCGACGGGGGAGGTCACCATCGCCATCGTCGGGAAGTACGTCAACCTGAAGGAGTCGTACAAGAGCCTGAACGAGGCGCTCAACCACGGCGGGATCGCACACCAGGTGCGGGTCCACAACCGGTACGTCGATTCCGAGGAGGTGGAGCGGCAAGGGGCGGAGGCGATGCTCAAGGGCGTCGACGGAATCCTCGTCCCCGGTGGGTTCGGCTCTCGCGGCGTTGAGGGGAAGATCGCCGCCGTCCGGTACGCCCGGGAAAACAGGATCCCGTACTTCGGGATCTGTCTCGGGATGCAGGTGGCGGTCGTGGAGTTCGCCCGGAACGTGTGCGGCCTAGCAAAGGCCACCAGCCGGGAGCTGGACAGCGAGAGCGCGTGCCCGGTGATCGACCTGATGCCCGACCAGCTCGCCGTGGAGGAGAAGGGGGCGACGATGCGCCTGGGCGCCTACCCGTGCAAGGTCCACGAGAAGACGCTCGCGCGGAAGGCGTACGGCGCGGGTCTGGTCTCCGAGCGGCACCGGCACCGGTACGAGTTCAACAACGATTACCGCCAGGCGCTCTCCGAAAAGGGGATGCGGATCACCGGTGTGTCGCCCGACGACCGGCTCGTCGAGATCGTGGAAATTCCCGACCACCCGTGGTTCCTCGGCTGCCAGTTCCATCCCGAGTTCCGTTCGCGGCCCCTGGTTCCGCACCCGCTGTTTCGCGACTTCATCGGCGCGGCGGCGGTCCGGTCCCGCCAGGGGACCGCTCCCTAGTCCGGGGAGGGGAAACGCGTGATCCGCCGGGTCTCCATCGCGAACCGGTTCGGGGTCGGCCCCGGGTGCCCGCTCCTGCTGATCGCGGGGCCGTGCGTCCTCGAGTCCGAGGAACTCGCCCTCTCCGTCGCCGCCTTCCTCGCGGATCTCGCCGCCCGGCTCCCCTTCAATGTGGTGTTCAAGGGGTCGTTCGACAAGGCGAACCGTTCCTCCCGCGCCTCGTACCGCGGACCGGGCGAGGCCGAGGGGCTGCGCATCCTCGCCAAGGTGCGGGAGCGGCACGGACTTCCCGTCACCACCGACGTCCACGATCCCCGGCAGGCCGCCGCCGTCGCCCCCGGGGTCGACCTGCTCCAGATCCCGGCGTTCCTGTGCCGTCAGACCGACCTCCTCGTC
Proteins encoded in this window:
- the rpsI gene encoding 30S ribosomal protein S9, with amino-acid sequence MAQARIYATGKRKTAVARVYIKAGAGRITVNGREFEEYFPVLALRAVATQPLVLTGKRTLVDVDVNIGGGGPMSQAESVKFGIAKALQIENPELRTQLKRAGFLTRDARIKERKKYGQPGARKRFQFSKR
- the argC gene encoding N-acetyl-gamma-glutamyl-phosphate reductase — protein: MKRVAIFGATGYTGFELIRLLLPHPGVNISVLTSEQYSTQPLEQAFPPFKGKLAGVSFGKMERLLSAEFDIAFLALPHTLSSAVAGPLLSRGIPVIDLSADFRFRSIPLYESVYGVAHKSPTLAAKAVYGLPEIHRAAIRKTRLAAVPGCFPTSVILGLYPLLQEGLVDRKGIVADCKTGVSGGGRGPTLGFHYPEVEGGVRPYGLPTHRHNPEMDQELSLAAGETVAITFVPHLMPMVRGILATCYAMAKPKVTAKDVEAAYRKRYGKEPFVRLLPPGLLPSTKDVRGSNFCDIAWRVDEKSRRVVVVSAIDNLVKGAAGAAVQCFNLMSGFPEEEGLRAMPLFP
- the kdsB gene encoding 3-deoxy-manno-octulosonate cytidylyltransferase; the protein is MSTKGAGGRVAVVIPARYGATRLPGKPLAEIDGHPMIWYVWSKASAAKVPSRVVVATDDARIASVVRGFGGEAVLTSPECASGTDRVAEAARAMDEEILINLQGDEPLMHPSVIDAVAAPLLADPDVLMSTAALPQSDPGEYARASVVKVVVDARGDALYFSRSPVPHYRDAGTGPYRKHLGIYGYRREFLFRVAALRPSPLEEAERLEQLRVLQAGYRIRVVDVAHDSVGVDTPEDLKAVEERVCGPKRR
- a CDS encoding CTP synthase encodes the protein MRPEKAVKPKYIFVTGGVVSSLGKGLAAASIGALMEARGLKITMLKLDPYINVDPGTMNPFQHGEVFVTDDGAETDLDLGHYERFVSSPTGKKNNCTTGKIYHSVITKERRGDYLGGTVQVIPHITDEIKRVIYAAAKGYDLAIVEVGGTVGDIESLPFLEAIRQVKSDRGKENVLYVHLTLVPYIKTAGELKTKPTQHSVKELRSIGIQPDVLLCRTDRSLPKDIKGKIALFCNVTEDAVITASDVDLIYELPLVFHQEGLDDKLMELLNIWAGEPRLEDWERIVERWKNPTGEVTIAIVGKYVNLKESYKSLNEALNHGGIAHQVRVHNRYVDSEEVERQGAEAMLKGVDGILVPGGFGSRGVEGKIAAVRYARENRIPYFGICLGMQVAVVEFARNVCGLAKATSRELDSESACPVIDLMPDQLAVEEKGATMRLGAYPCKVHEKTLARKAYGAGLVSERHRHRYEFNNDYRQALSEKGMRITGVSPDDRLVEIVEIPDHPWFLGCQFHPEFRSRPLVPHPLFRDFIGAAAVRSRQGTAP